A stretch of Ectothiorhodospiraceae bacterium BW-2 DNA encodes these proteins:
- a CDS encoding efflux RND transporter periplasmic adaptor subunit — MRQLFLILLVVGIATLSGWWLLQSRPEVELSPATAERLISVATTTVVAAAVTPYLKSWGELQPQRQVDIVAEVSGKVVERAGSLGALVEEGVVLLRLDSRDVADRLQQLRLEYRQEQQAIERDRELLQQAIETLQLQRQEVERLTQLGANSLGSQSQRDSARQRLLQLESEVTRLQHIQQTGPQRLEGLQMELSQQQRQQQRHTLRAPLTGIISLLTPELAEWVKAGERVAQLVDIQGYELVCYLSASEPLALQVGERVRVATAEGQQGEYQASVVSVEPLADPRTHTRRVTLALSEAAGLYPGRLMSVLLPLQQRENSMLVPSSAVVLDDGRALLFVVDENRRLQQRQVLLLERLDQHYAVSGDIALGERIVSRDVAALQHGQQIILDIDEEGAIE, encoded by the coding sequence ATGCGACAACTATTTTTGATACTACTGGTGGTGGGAATCGCGACTTTGAGCGGTTGGTGGCTGTTACAGAGCCGCCCCGAGGTCGAATTGAGCCCTGCTACCGCCGAGCGCCTAATCAGTGTCGCTACCACGACAGTGGTAGCTGCGGCTGTGACCCCCTACTTAAAGAGCTGGGGAGAGCTACAGCCGCAGCGCCAAGTCGATATTGTGGCAGAGGTGAGTGGCAAGGTGGTTGAGAGAGCGGGATCGCTAGGGGCGCTGGTTGAGGAAGGGGTGGTGCTGCTCAGACTCGATAGTCGTGATGTGGCGGATAGGCTACAGCAGTTGCGGTTAGAGTATCGGCAGGAGCAACAGGCGATTGAACGGGATCGAGAGCTGCTACAACAGGCGATCGAGACGCTACAGCTACAGCGCCAAGAGGTAGAACGGCTGACGCAGTTAGGGGCGAACTCGCTCGGATCGCAATCGCAGCGCGATAGTGCTCGGCAGCGATTACTGCAGCTAGAGAGTGAGGTGACTCGTCTGCAACACATCCAGCAGACAGGGCCGCAACGGCTAGAGGGGTTGCAGATGGAGCTTTCGCAGCAGCAGCGGCAGCAACAGCGTCATACGCTGCGGGCACCCTTGACAGGGATCATCTCACTGTTAACGCCTGAGCTAGCCGAGTGGGTAAAGGCGGGAGAGAGGGTCGCGCAGTTAGTCGATATCCAAGGGTATGAGTTAGTGTGCTACCTCTCTGCCTCAGAGCCGTTGGCGTTGCAGGTGGGGGAGCGAGTGAGGGTCGCTACGGCAGAGGGGCAACAGGGCGAGTATCAGGCAAGTGTCGTATCGGTTGAGCCGTTGGCCGATCCCCGCACTCACACCCGTCGCGTGACCCTCGCCCTTTCGGAGGCAGCGGGGCTATACCCGGGGCGGTTGATGTCGGTCTTACTGCCGCTACAGCAGCGTGAAAACTCGATGTTGGTTCCCTCAAGCGCCGTCGTGCTCGATGATGGACGAGCACTCCTATTTGTAGTCGATGAGAATCGGCGGCTACAGCAGCGGCAGGTTCTCTTGTTAGAGCGGCTAGATCAGCACTATGCGGTAAGCGGCGATATTGCGCTGGGGGAGAGGATTGTGAGTCGAGATGTCGCCGCGCTACAGCACGGACAGCAGATCATCTTAGATATCGATGAGGAGGGTGCGATTGAGTAA
- a CDS encoding DNA-binding response regulator has protein sequence MINILFIDEHEMVRRAAGELFESMGDMKMVADAADSKEALEMMGKRKSKLSVIVLDLSSPAADGLDAAHKLHNTYADIPLLLITSVSYDGPMHVFKVGAAGYVHKGCDMGELESAIRTLHRGERYISDGVSRLLALRMLREYEGSPFDQISSREKEVLDLMIRGEKNAVIAETLDISPKTISTYRYRILGKLGVKGRRQLLQLAKQFGFYADGKEPQGLFEELG, from the coding sequence ATGATTAATATTCTATTTATTGATGAGCACGAGATGGTTCGTCGAGCCGCTGGAGAGCTCTTTGAGTCCATGGGAGACATGAAGATGGTTGCCGATGCGGCTGATAGCAAAGAGGCGCTCGAAATGATGGGTAAGAGAAAGTCGAAGCTCAGTGTCATCGTGTTGGATTTAAGTTCGCCGGCCGCGGATGGGCTTGATGCGGCTCACAAGCTCCATAATACCTATGCAGATATTCCGCTGTTGCTGATCACCTCGGTGAGTTACGACGGGCCGATGCATGTGTTCAAGGTGGGGGCAGCTGGGTATGTCCACAAAGGGTGTGATATGGGCGAGTTGGAGAGCGCCATACGGACTCTGCATAGGGGTGAGCGCTATATTAGTGATGGGGTCTCTCGTCTTTTGGCGTTGCGGATGTTGCGTGAGTATGAGGGCTCTCCTTTTGATCAGATCTCAAGTCGAGAGAAAGAGGTATTGGATCTGATGATTCGGGGTGAGAAGAATGCGGTTATTGCTGAAACTCTCGATATTAGCCCTAAAACGATCAGTACCTACCGTTACCGAATTTTGGGTAAATTAGGGGTGAAGGGGCGGCGTCAGCTACTGCAACTGGCGAAACAGTTCGGCTTCTATGCTGATGGCAAAGAGCCGCAGGGGCTGTTTGAGGAGCTGGGCTAA
- a CDS encoding 30S ribosomal protein S6--L-glutamate ligase has protein sequence MKIAILSRNRSLYSTRRLVEAGELRGHEMRVLDTLRCYMNIAADRPEVHYAGELLEGFDAVIPRIGASITFYGTAVLRQFEMMGVFPANESVAISRSRDKLRSLQLMSREGVGMPRTGFASYPGDIHDLITMVGGAPLVIKLLEGTQGIGVVLAETRKAAESVIEAFMGLKADILVQEFIREAAGSDIRCFVVGSKVVASMMRQAQEGEFRSNLHRGGSAKLVKITPQERTTAIKAAKVMGLNVAGVDLLRSERGPLVMEVNSSPGLEGIERATNRDIASMVIEFLEQNARPHRTRTRGRG, from the coding sequence ATGAAAATTGCCATCCTCTCCCGTAACCGCAGTCTCTATTCGACTCGGCGGTTAGTGGAGGCTGGAGAGCTGCGCGGCCATGAGATGCGTGTGCTTGATACACTGCGTTGCTATATGAATATTGCCGCAGATAGGCCGGAGGTTCACTACGCCGGTGAGCTTCTGGAGGGGTTTGATGCGGTGATTCCCCGAATTGGAGCCTCGATCACCTTCTATGGTACCGCTGTTTTGCGTCAGTTTGAGATGATGGGGGTCTTTCCAGCCAATGAGTCGGTGGCAATCTCCCGCTCCCGCGATAAGTTGCGCTCACTACAGCTAATGTCAAGGGAGGGGGTCGGAATGCCACGAACCGGTTTTGCGAGCTATCCTGGCGATATTCACGATCTGATTACCATGGTCGGTGGGGCACCGTTAGTGATTAAGCTGTTGGAGGGGACGCAGGGGATTGGGGTGGTGCTAGCCGAGACGCGCAAAGCGGCAGAGAGTGTCATAGAGGCCTTTATGGGGCTTAAAGCCGATATTTTAGTTCAGGAGTTTATTCGCGAAGCGGCGGGGAGCGATATTCGCTGCTTTGTGGTCGGTAGCAAGGTGGTCGCATCGATGATGCGCCAGGCGCAGGAGGGGGAGTTTCGCTCCAACCTTCATCGTGGTGGTAGTGCTAAGTTAGTGAAGATCACGCCACAAGAGCGCACGACGGCGATTAAAGCGGCTAAAGTGATGGGGCTTAATGTGGCTGGGGTCGATCTGCTACGATCAGAGCGGGGGCCATTGGTGATGGAGGTCAACTCCTCGCCCGGACTAGAGGGGATCGAGAGAGCGACTAACCGCGATATCGCATCGATGGTGATCGAGTTTTTGGAGCAGAACGCTCGTCCTCATCGCACCCGTACCCGTGGTAGGGGATAG
- a CDS encoding succinylglutamate desuccinylase, with protein MPPLTIAGHTIGAGERLGFDLPIAQLHTHTPLRMPVQVRRGKRPGPALFISAAIHGDELNGVEIIRRLQQQKVLSRLSGTLITIPVVNVFGLIHHSRYLPDRRDLNRSFPGSERGSLAARLANIFMREIVDNCSHGIDLHTGAVHRSNLPQIRVNLDHDEALGLAHAFGVPVILGSDLRDGSLRQEAAERGIPMLLYEAGEALRFDELSIRAGVKGVLNVMRELGMLPKSSYRSKQKPRVESLVARASSWVRAPESGVFRAFKGLGQWVEKREQLGIIDSPFGDNEQGVVAPMSGLIIGKTNLPLVNEGDALFHIARFDKSEPDETVELFTETLVSGGEANEPPII; from the coding sequence GTGCCGCCGCTAACGATTGCGGGCCACACCATTGGTGCCGGTGAACGGCTTGGGTTCGATCTGCCGATTGCTCAACTCCATACCCATACCCCGCTGAGAATGCCGGTGCAGGTTCGGCGTGGCAAGCGGCCGGGGCCGGCGCTGTTTATCTCGGCGGCGATTCATGGCGATGAGTTGAATGGGGTGGAGATTATCCGCCGTCTGCAGCAGCAGAAGGTCTTATCACGCCTAAGTGGCACCCTCATTACTATTCCGGTGGTGAATGTCTTTGGGCTCATTCACCACTCTCGCTATCTCCCCGACCGACGAGATCTAAACCGCTCTTTTCCAGGAAGCGAGCGGGGATCACTCGCGGCAAGGCTGGCCAATATCTTTATGCGTGAGATTGTCGATAACTGTAGTCACGGTATCGATCTTCACACCGGCGCGGTTCATCGCAGTAACTTGCCCCAAATTCGGGTCAATTTGGATCATGATGAAGCGCTGGGATTGGCGCACGCTTTTGGGGTTCCGGTGATTCTTGGCTCCGATCTGCGTGACGGCTCCCTCCGACAGGAGGCGGCCGAGCGCGGTATTCCGATGCTGCTCTATGAGGCGGGCGAGGCGCTAAGATTTGATGAGTTATCGATTCGTGCCGGGGTTAAAGGAGTGTTAAATGTGATGCGTGAGCTGGGAATGTTGCCTAAAAGCAGCTACCGCAGTAAACAGAAGCCGCGGGTCGAATCGCTGGTGGCTCGCGCCTCTAGCTGGGTGAGGGCACCGGAGAGTGGGGTCTTTCGGGCCTTTAAGGGGCTGGGGCAGTGGGTGGAGAAGCGAGAGCAGCTAGGGATCATCGACTCCCCTTTTGGCGACAATGAGCAGGGGGTGGTCGCCCCTATGAGCGGTCTGATTATTGGTAAGACCAATTTACCACTGGTCAATGAGGGGGATGCCCTGTTTCATATCGCTCGGTTTGATAAGAGTGAACCGGATGAGACGGTCGAACTGTTCACCGAAACACTCGTCAGTGGTGGAGAAGCGAACGAACCCCCCATAATATAG
- the uvrC gene encoding excinuclease ABC subunit UvrC — MSSVTSFDHRRFLAEVGNEPGVYQMYGADGELLYVGKANQLKRRLSSYFGAQSSLSAKTARLVAQIASIEVMTTRSEAEALLLENNLIKQHRPHYNILLRDDKSYPYLYLSKDPFPRLGSVRKRRTDQGADYFGPYPGVSAVRESLYLLQRLFRLRQCDETTYRHRSRPCLQYQIERCSAPCVGYISPEAYGVDVEHTRLFLQGESGAVIDHLVILMTEAAAALEYETAAVMRDRITALRQIQQQQHVIQGQDNLDVIAVAALAGEYALELLYVRDGHLVGNRRFIMEGERFSDSGELLNSFVKRYYLDQLQGGEGLIPARILVTETVADQQQLNELLSREAGRKIEIVAPKRGQLRHWLELAQRNGEQALQQRVNQQNRVAAQFEQLLQRLPIPTPFERIECYDISHTAGEATVASGVVFTRDGPQTAHYRRYHIDHIAPGDDYAAMEQVIRRRLRPFTEQPAAADWERLPQLLLIDGGRGQIGRVFEVIKEFKLVYALQVVGIAKGEGRKPGLEQLLLPEQSVPIILPAESAALHLLQRVRDEAHRFAIEGHRKRRAKKRLTSSLEQIEGLGPKRRRLLLQQFGGMQQLSRATIEDLVRVKGISRSLAERIYHNFH, encoded by the coding sequence GTGAGTTCAGTGACTTCGTTTGATCACCGCCGCTTTTTGGCCGAAGTGGGCAATGAGCCGGGCGTCTATCAGATGTATGGTGCCGACGGTGAGCTGCTCTATGTCGGTAAGGCCAATCAGCTTAAACGGCGTTTAAGTAGCTATTTTGGCGCTCAAAGCTCACTCTCGGCTAAAACCGCCCGTCTGGTTGCTCAAATTGCCTCTATTGAGGTGATGACGACCCGCAGCGAGGCCGAGGCGCTGCTGTTAGAAAATAATCTTATTAAGCAGCATCGTCCGCACTATAATATCTTGCTGCGTGATGATAAGAGTTACCCCTATCTCTATCTTTCAAAAGATCCCTTTCCCCGACTCGGCTCGGTGCGTAAACGGCGCACAGATCAGGGGGCGGACTATTTTGGCCCCTATCCTGGGGTGAGTGCGGTGCGTGAGAGTCTCTATCTGCTACAGAGGCTATTTCGGCTGCGCCAATGTGACGAGACCACCTATCGTCATCGCTCCCGACCCTGTTTACAGTACCAGATTGAGCGCTGTAGCGCCCCCTGTGTCGGCTATATCTCGCCTGAAGCCTATGGCGTGGATGTGGAGCATACGAGACTCTTTTTGCAGGGGGAGAGCGGCGCTGTGATCGACCACTTGGTGATCTTAATGACAGAGGCGGCAGCCGCACTGGAGTATGAAACGGCGGCGGTGATGAGAGATCGCATCACCGCGTTAAGGCAGATACAGCAGCAGCAGCATGTGATTCAGGGGCAGGATAACCTCGATGTCATTGCGGTGGCCGCCTTAGCTGGCGAGTACGCGCTTGAGCTACTCTATGTTCGGGATGGCCATCTAGTCGGTAATCGGCGCTTTATTATGGAGGGGGAGCGGTTTAGTGATAGCGGCGAGCTGCTCAACAGTTTTGTGAAGCGCTACTATCTAGATCAGCTACAGGGAGGGGAGGGCCTCATTCCAGCCCGAATTCTTGTGACCGAAACGGTGGCGGATCAGCAGCAGCTAAATGAGCTATTGAGTCGTGAGGCGGGACGAAAAATTGAGATCGTTGCCCCTAAACGAGGCCAGCTACGCCACTGGCTGGAGTTAGCGCAGCGCAACGGCGAGCAGGCGCTGCAGCAGCGCGTTAATCAGCAGAATCGCGTGGCGGCGCAGTTTGAGCAGCTACTGCAACGGCTACCGATACCGACTCCGTTTGAGCGCATTGAGTGTTATGACATTAGCCACACGGCAGGGGAGGCGACGGTTGCCTCGGGGGTGGTGTTTACTCGCGATGGGCCGCAAACGGCGCACTATCGCCGCTATCACATCGATCATATTGCGCCGGGGGATGACTATGCGGCTATGGAGCAGGTGATCCGGCGACGGCTGCGCCCCTTTACTGAGCAGCCGGCCGCTGCCGACTGGGAGAGGCTGCCGCAACTGCTGTTAATCGATGGCGGCAGAGGGCAGATCGGCCGAGTATTTGAGGTGATCAAAGAGTTTAAGCTAGTGTATGCATTGCAGGTTGTCGGTATCGCTAAAGGGGAGGGGCGTAAACCGGGATTGGAGCAGCTCCTCTTGCCCGAGCAGAGTGTGCCGATTATACTGCCAGCAGAGTCGGCGGCACTGCATCTGTTGCAGCGGGTGCGAGATGAGGCGCACCGCTTTGCGATAGAGGGGCACCGTAAACGGCGAGCTAAAAAGCGCCTCACCTCCTCGCTGGAGCAGATTGAGGGGTTAGGCCCGAAACGGCGACGGCTGTTACTGCAGCAGTTTGGTGGGATGCAGCAGCTCTCGCGAGCGACCATTGAGGATCTTGTTCGAGTTAAAGGGATCAGTCGCTCACTAGCCGAACGCATCTATCATAACTTTCATTAG
- the yaaA gene encoding peroxide stress protein YaaA, whose amino-acid sequence MLIVISPAKKLDTDTPSPLPQYHAAPELLTEAEQLIATLRQLSVDDIAERMKLSMKLAQLNFERYASWSPPFRYPDSKPALLTFKGDVYTSLNVAQLTPADLAYSQDHLRILSGLYGLLRPFDLIHPYRLEMGTSLPTPRGKNLYQFWGDRITTLINRELAKQAQPVLINLASQEYWKVIQPQQIEGTLITPQFKQCREGHCRTIGIHAKRARGLMSRYILLNRLKTPQQLQQFNSDDYHYSAALSSANEWIFCRDIDG is encoded by the coding sequence ATGTTAATCGTCATCTCCCCTGCCAAAAAACTCGATACCGATACCCCCTCTCCCCTACCGCAGTACCATGCCGCCCCCGAACTGCTAACCGAAGCGGAGCAGTTAATCGCCACCTTACGCCAACTCTCCGTTGACGACATCGCCGAACGGATGAAACTAAGCATGAAACTCGCCCAGCTCAACTTTGAGCGCTACGCTAGCTGGTCTCCCCCCTTTCGCTATCCCGACTCTAAACCGGCTCTGCTCACCTTTAAAGGCGATGTTTATACTAGCCTTAATGTCGCCCAGCTCACCCCGGCCGATCTAGCATATAGTCAAGATCACCTGCGCATCCTATCGGGACTCTACGGACTGTTGCGTCCTTTCGATCTGATCCACCCCTACCGTCTGGAGATGGGAACTTCGCTGCCAACTCCTCGTGGTAAGAATCTATACCAGTTTTGGGGTGATCGAATCACCACGCTAATTAACCGCGAACTCGCTAAACAGGCTCAACCGGTACTGATTAACCTCGCCTCGCAAGAGTACTGGAAAGTGATCCAGCCACAGCAGATTGAGGGCACCCTCATCACTCCTCAATTTAAACAGTGTCGAGAGGGCCACTGTCGCACCATCGGCATTCACGCAAAGCGGGCGCGGGGGCTAATGAGCCGCTACATTCTGCTTAACCGCCTCAAGACCCCACAACAACTACAGCAGTTCAATAGTGACGACTACCACTACAGCGCCGCCCTCTCCTCTGCTAATGAGTGGATCTTTTGTCGTGATATAGACGGTTAA
- a CDS encoding 2,3-bisphosphoglycerate-independent phosphoglycerate mutase yields the protein MTAPRRKVMLVVLDGFGTNPARSDNAVELARTPNLDRYFGRYPHTLIQASGHAVGLPDGQMGNSEVGHLTLGSGSIIRQDLVKIDDAIESGEFFELPLFLKACAQAREQNEPLHLLGLVSDGGVHSHIRHLLALIELAQQQQVVPLVHIVTDGRDTPPHSALDYLPPLQQALMAAGGAIASVCGRYYAMDRDKRWERTEKAWRLLMLGYGRKADSAKEAIEAAYSANESDEFIKPTILPAWRPLTAKTPLLFFNFRKDRPRQLIYALHNRDFAVFDRGTTPCPSIYCMMPYDRELPLPFAFEPDSARTSLGEVLSRAGVAQFHCAETEKFAHVTYFFNGGRQEPYQGEKRILIPSPKVATYDLMPQMSAARVADTMIETLQGGQYDFLLVNFANGDMVGHTAVRSAVIEAVETLDREVGRLLDVATELGYSVVVTADHGNCEEMVDPLTGGPQTQHTSFPVPLLVIDEHYWVLSSGAGLSSVAPTVLQLMGLAQPEEMEGESLLLRSRGVIQRHREGERLAGAA from the coding sequence ATGACAGCCCCTCGCCGCAAGGTTATGTTGGTGGTTTTGGATGGTTTTGGTACCAATCCGGCTCGTAGTGATAATGCCGTTGAGTTGGCTCGTACCCCCAACCTTGACCGCTATTTTGGTCGCTACCCACATACGCTGATTCAAGCCTCGGGCCATGCCGTAGGGCTGCCTGATGGACAGATGGGAAATTCGGAGGTGGGCCACCTCACTCTCGGCAGTGGTTCGATTATTCGACAAGACTTAGTCAAAATAGATGATGCGATTGAGTCGGGAGAGTTTTTTGAGCTGCCGCTCTTTTTGAAGGCGTGCGCACAGGCGCGGGAGCAGAATGAGCCGCTCCATCTGCTAGGTCTCGTCTCTGATGGCGGCGTGCATAGCCATATTAGGCATCTGTTAGCACTCATTGAGCTGGCGCAGCAGCAGCAGGTGGTGCCGCTGGTGCATATAGTGACCGATGGTCGGGATACCCCTCCCCACTCGGCGCTCGACTACCTGCCGCCGCTGCAACAGGCGCTAATGGCGGCCGGAGGGGCGATTGCCTCAGTCTGTGGTCGCTACTACGCAATGGATCGCGATAAGCGCTGGGAGAGGACTGAAAAGGCGTGGCGGCTGTTAATGTTAGGGTATGGCCGTAAAGCTGACTCCGCTAAAGAGGCGATTGAGGCGGCCTATAGCGCTAATGAGTCGGATGAGTTTATTAAGCCGACCATCCTACCCGCTTGGCGACCCTTGACGGCAAAAACGCCGCTGCTATTTTTCAACTTTCGTAAAGATAGGCCGCGACAGCTCATTTATGCGCTCCATAATCGCGATTTTGCCGTCTTTGATCGCGGCACAACCCCCTGCCCCTCTATCTATTGCATGATGCCTTACGATAGGGAGCTGCCGCTGCCATTCGCCTTTGAACCCGATAGCGCCAGAACCTCTTTAGGGGAGGTGTTAAGTCGAGCAGGAGTCGCCCAGTTCCACTGCGCCGAAACGGAAAAATTTGCCCACGTAACCTACTTTTTTAACGGCGGGCGGCAGGAGCCCTACCAAGGGGAGAAGCGGATCTTAATTCCATCACCCAAGGTCGCCACTTACGATTTAATGCCGCAGATGAGTGCCGCTAGGGTGGCCGATACTATGATTGAGACCCTTCAGGGCGGGCAGTATGATTTTCTGCTAGTCAACTTTGCAAATGGTGATATGGTCGGCCATACCGCAGTGAGGAGTGCGGTGATTGAGGCGGTCGAGACGCTTGATCGTGAAGTGGGACGGCTACTCGATGTGGCAACCGAGCTAGGCTACTCGGTCGTTGTGACCGCCGATCACGGTAACTGCGAGGAGATGGTCGATCCCTTAACGGGGGGGCCACAGACGCAACATACCTCCTTTCCGGTGCCGCTTTTGGTGATTGATGAGCACTATTGGGTACTCTCTAGTGGGGCTGGACTCTCTTCGGTCGCGCCGACGGTACTACAGTTAATGGGGCTAGCGCAGCCGGAGGAGATGGAGGGGGAGTCGCTACTGCTGCGAAGTCGTGGCGTTATTCAACGCCATCGCGAGGGTGAGCGTCTGGCAGGTGCCGCCTGA
- a CDS encoding ATP-dependent zinc protease, translating to MLDRGGGERLAIGWREWAALPHLGVSRIKVKVDSGARTSALHTFGLETYHDKGELRVRFGLHPLQQQDQQQFCHALVQDERVVTDSGGHKERRLVIVTPVVIGALCWPIEITLTNRDTMRFRMLLGRTALADRFRIEPDGSYLSGEPVYENCHPLP from the coding sequence GTGTTGGACAGAGGGGGCGGTGAGCGACTCGCTATCGGTTGGCGCGAATGGGCCGCTTTGCCCCATCTGGGGGTGAGCCGAATTAAGGTTAAGGTCGATAGTGGTGCACGAACCTCGGCGCTGCATACCTTTGGGTTGGAGACCTATCACGATAAGGGGGAGTTGCGGGTTCGATTCGGGCTCCACCCGCTACAACAGCAGGATCAACAGCAGTTTTGTCACGCCTTGGTGCAGGATGAGCGGGTAGTCACCGATTCGGGCGGGCATAAGGAGCGGCGGTTGGTGATTGTCACCCCAGTGGTGATAGGAGCACTCTGCTGGCCGATTGAAATTACCCTGACCAATCGTGATACGATGCGCTTTAGAATGTTATTAGGGCGCACCGCTCTGGCCGACCGGTTCCGGATTGAACCGGATGGATCTTATCTGTCAGGAGAACCCGTTTATGAAAATTGCCATCCTCTCCCGTAA
- the pgsA gene encoding CDP-diacylglycerol--glycerol-3-phosphate 3-phosphatidyltransferase has product MTLPNLLTVARIVLIPFLVLGFYLPFEWSHLLATLLFILAAVTDWLDGYLARRMGLTSRFGAFLDPVADKLMVASVLVLVVDHNPTPYAGFWLALPATVIIGREIVVSALREWMSTIGASGSVAVSWLGKVKTTAQMVSLALLLYGQPLWGINLALWGLALLYLAALLTLWSMIDYLLAASRAIARQSEQQ; this is encoded by the coding sequence ATGACACTTCCCAATCTGTTGACCGTGGCGCGTATTGTACTGATTCCGTTTTTGGTCTTGGGGTTCTATCTGCCGTTTGAGTGGAGCCATCTGCTAGCAACGCTGCTGTTTATTCTGGCCGCTGTAACCGATTGGTTAGATGGCTATCTGGCTAGAAGGATGGGGTTAACTAGCCGCTTTGGGGCCTTTCTCGATCCGGTGGCCGATAAATTAATGGTGGCGTCGGTATTGGTGTTGGTGGTGGATCATAACCCGACCCCCTATGCCGGCTTTTGGCTCGCGCTGCCGGCAACGGTTATTATTGGGCGTGAAATTGTGGTCTCGGCGCTGCGGGAGTGGATGTCAACGATTGGGGCGTCGGGTTCCGTGGCGGTCAGTTGGCTGGGAAAGGTGAAGACGACCGCGCAGATGGTCTCGTTGGCGCTACTGCTCTATGGCCAGCCGTTATGGGGGATCAATCTGGCGCTGTGGGGATTAGCGCTACTCTATCTGGCCGCGCTGTTAACGCTCTGGTCGATGATCGACTATCTGCTCGCCGCCTCAAGGGCGATAGCTCGCCAGTCAGAACAGCAGTGA
- a CDS encoding Nudix family hydrolase, with protein sequence MFENLRRVVVGVISASDGNIWLAKRQAHQSQGSLWEFPGGKIEPGEGAMEALQRELYEELALQVNPADCRRLIEIPWRYQEGGVRLEVWRVERYQGEPQGREGQRLQAVPISALGEYPFPAANRAIISALQLGERILITPEPPESADKWPDYWQLLQQQMARRQIATAILRANTVTGVEAYRRWAELGAQLLRVAQPDRVLLRYGEAPLAVETGRHLTSVEVVGLNRRPEESWLGASCHTLAEAERAVSLGVDYILLSPVLPTQSHPGAITLGWQRFGEICRQLPLPVYALGGLTESDLPKVREAGGQGVAAIRGWSI encoded by the coding sequence TTGTTTGAGAATTTGCGTCGGGTCGTCGTTGGGGTAATCTCGGCTTCTGATGGCAATATTTGGCTGGCTAAACGCCAGGCACATCAGTCTCAGGGATCGTTGTGGGAGTTTCCCGGCGGCAAGATTGAGCCGGGGGAGGGGGCGATGGAGGCGCTACAGCGGGAGCTCTACGAGGAGTTGGCGCTACAGGTGAATCCCGCTGACTGTCGTCGTTTAATCGAGATCCCGTGGCGCTATCAGGAGGGGGGGGTTAGGCTGGAGGTGTGGCGAGTTGAGCGTTATCAAGGGGAGCCGCAGGGGCGCGAGGGGCAGAGGTTGCAAGCTGTGCCGATCTCAGCGCTCGGGGAGTACCCTTTTCCGGCGGCGAATCGGGCGATTATTAGCGCGCTACAGTTGGGGGAGCGAATTTTAATAACGCCAGAGCCGCCAGAGTCGGCTGACAAGTGGCCCGACTATTGGCAACTTTTGCAGCAGCAGATGGCGCGGCGACAGATAGCCACCGCTATTTTGCGTGCTAACACAGTCACCGGTGTCGAGGCCTATCGCCGCTGGGCCGAGCTTGGGGCGCAGCTATTGCGCGTCGCTCAACCCGATAGGGTATTACTGCGCTATGGAGAGGCGCCACTGGCGGTTGAAACCGGTCGCCATTTAACCTCAGTCGAGGTGGTAGGGCTTAACCGGCGGCCGGAGGAGTCTTGGCTCGGAGCCTCCTGCCATACGCTAGCTGAGGCTGAGCGGGCGGTCAGTTTGGGGGTGGACTATATTTTGCTCTCTCCGGTGCTACCGACACAGAGCCACCCGGGGGCGATAACGCTCGGATGGCAGCGCTTCGGGGAGATCTGCCGACAGCTACCGCTGCCGGTCTATGCGCTTGGCGGCCTGACCGAGAGCGATCTACCGAAGGTGAGAGAGGCTGGTGGGCAGGGGGTGGCGGCGATTCGTGGCTGGTCGATTTAA
- a CDS encoding TIGR02281 family clan AA aspartic protease has product MLVAAFLLLLGLLTLLFNDLIQRQHNPNRQVALSSDETEAVILQRNRFGHYVVSGSINGYPVEMMLDTGASDVSIPLAVAERIGLSKGARRVYQTANGPITAWQTQLDSVEIGPLRVTDVRASINPAMSGEQSVLLGMSYLRYLEFTQRGNELILRPMAH; this is encoded by the coding sequence ATGCTGGTGGCGGCGTTTTTGCTCCTGCTAGGGCTGTTAACGCTGCTATTTAATGATCTGATACAGCGACAGCATAATCCTAATCGACAGGTGGCGTTGAGCTCAGATGAGACTGAGGCGGTCATATTGCAACGAAACCGCTTTGGCCACTATGTTGTTAGCGGTTCAATCAACGGCTATCCGGTCGAGATGATGCTCGATACTGGGGCGAGCGATGTCTCGATACCGTTAGCAGTCGCCGAGCGAATCGGGCTCTCAAAGGGGGCGAGACGAGTCTATCAGACCGCTAACGGCCCGATAACTGCTTGGCAGACCCAACTCGATAGCGTCGAGATCGGGCCACTACGGGTGACAGATGTTCGTGCGAGTATCAATCCGGCGATGAGTGGCGAGCAATCGGTGCTTTTAGGGATGAGCTATCTGCGCTATCTGGAGTTTACCCAGCGGGGGAATGAGTTAATTTTGCGACCGATGGCGCACTAA